The genome window taaacaggttgggaactgtgtgtgtttaaacaggttgggaactgtgtgtgtttaaacaggttgggaactgtgtgtgtttaaacaggttgggaactgtgtgtgtttaaacaggttgggcactgtgtgtgtttaaacaagTTGGGAACTGTGTGTTTAAACAAGTTGGGAACTGTGTGTTTAAACAAgttgggaactgtgtgtgtttaatcaagttgggaactgtgtgtgtttaatcaAGTTGGGAACTGTGTGTTTAAACAAGTTgggcactgtgtgtgtttaaacaagTTGGGAACTGTGTGTTTAATCAAgttgggaactgtgtgtgtttaatcaAGTTGGGAACTGTGTGTTTAAACAAgttgggaactgtgtgtgtgaaagtgttcAGAAATGAGAGGACTCAGGGTTAGACCCAACAAGCATAATTTACTATGCAGCTGACTAGtgacaatttttatttatttaattaaaacGGTAGTTAGTATTGTTAGAGACACACGAATATCTTCACGTCAACCAGATATGAAATGGACATGAAAAGATCCTGTACTGACCACAGACAGTCCATCTGAACGTGTTAGTGACCGACATGATGTGAAGCCTTATATCAAGCAGAACTTACAACATGGCTCCGGGGTTGTGTAACACGGAGCTTCCAGACGGCTTGAAGTTCTGTTGAAACACCACAGGTAGACAAACTGATGCATCTTCACAATACCACATGTGATTACAGAACTAACAGCTGTGATCTTGTTTTGCGAAAGTCGTCTCAGGGATGGATTCGATCCGCAGACTGTATCTGCATGAGAGTTTGTGATTGTGTACCTTGGTGGTGTTGGGCTGCATTGCGTGCAGCTGGTAGACAGTCAGACACAGCTTACTCAGGTTGATATAGAAGTTCACCATCACATCGCCTGGCATTGGAGGAGTGAACATTttctggagaaggagagagagagagaaagagacagagagcgagagagtcatTGTGATGTAAATTGCATACAGTAGACGGCGAGACCAGTTTCTCTGCTATGACCTATAACCTATGAGAGACTCACCATGAGGCCGCTGGTTGCCAGCTCCGGCAGGGTCATGGCTGCCGGAGTGGTGAGGCGGTTACGAGCCCTGGTCAGCTGGAGCATCACCGCGTCCATCAGCTACAACAACGACATCATCAGTCATCATCAACTACAGTCATCAACTGGGAACAAATACAACCTGAGATATAGAGGAAATGAAGAGATGCACTCTGGGATGGAAAAGTTGTTCTAGGTAATGAACGGGTACATGGTGGAGCAAAGTTGTAAATCTAATgatgtgtagtgtagactaatgatgtgtagtctaatgatgtgtagtgtagtctaatggtgtgtagtgtagtctaatggtgtgtagtgtagtctaatggtgtgtagtgtagtgatgtgtagtgtagactaatggtgtgtagtgtagtctaatggtgtgtagtgtagtctaatgacgtgtagtgtagtctaatgacgtgtagtgtagtctaatgacgtgtagtgtagtctaatgacgtgtagtgtagtctaatgacgtgtagtgtagtctaatgacgtgtagtgtagtctaatgacgtgtagtgtagtctaatgacgtgtagtgtagtctaatgatgtgtagtgtagtctaatggtgtgtagtgtagtgatgtgtagtgtagtctaatgatgtgtagtctaatggtgtgtagtctaatgatgtgtagtgtagactaatgatgtgtagactaatgatgtgtagtgtagtctaatgatgtgtagtgtagtctaatgatgtgtagtgtagtctaatggtgtgtagtgtagtctaatgatgtgtagtgtagtctaatggtgtgtagtgtagtctaatggtgtgtagtgtagtctaatggtgtgtagtgtagactaatggtgtgtagtgtagtctaatggtgtgtagtgtagtctaatggtgtgtagtgtagtctaatggtgtgtagtgtagactaatgatgtgtagtgtagtctaatgatgtgtagtgtagtctaatgatgtgtagtgtagtctaatggtgtgtagtgtagtctaatggtgtgtagtgtagtctaatggtgtgtagtgtagtctaatggtgtgtagtgtagtctaatgatgtgtagtgtagtctaatgttgaCATAGAAAAGAGAGGAAAACCACTTCCCTgatagctctgttatatctgttagcTCCGCTATGACACAGAAAGCAGTTAATTTCTGACAGTAATTATCACTGTTTTCCCTGGTGGAAACTAACCTCATTACCCTCAGCCCCAGTCTTAAAgtggtagctgtgtgtgtgttcctaccttGTTGACCTCAGCCCCAGTCTTAAAGTGGTAGCTCTCATCTCTACCACTCAGAAGCTGCAGAGCCTGATTCACATGGTTCCTAGCATCCTGGAtctgagggagagacagggacagagtcagtattattagatctgacagagggacagagtcagtattattagatctgagggagagacggggacagagtcagtattattagatctgagggagagacagagtcagtattattagatctgagggagggacagagtcagtattattagatctgagggagggacagagtcagtattattagatctgagggagggacagagtcagtattattagatctgagacggggacagagtcagtattattagatctgagggagggacagagtcagtattattagatctgagacggggacagagtcagtattattagatctgagggagggacagagtcagtattattagatctgagggagagacagagtcagtattattagatctgacagagggacagagtcagtattattagatctgagacggggacagagtcagtattattagatctgagggagagacagagtcagtattattagatctgagggagggacagagtcagtattattagatctgagggagagacagagtcagtattattagatctgacagagggacagagtcagtattattagatctgacagagggacagagtcagtattattagatctgagggagggacagggtcagtattattagatctgagggagggacagggtcagtattattagatctgagggagggacagagtcagtattattagatctgagacggggacagagtcagtattattagatctgagggagagacagagtcagtattattagatctgagggagggacagagtcagtattattagatctgagggagggacagagtcagtattattagatctgagacggggacagagtcagtattattagatctgagggagggacagagtcagtattattagatctgagggagggacagagtcagtattattagatctgagatggggacagagtcagtattattagatctgagacggagacagagtcagtattattagatctgagggagggacagagtcagtattattagatctgagggagggacagagtcagtattattagatctgagggagggacagagtcagtattattagatctgagggagggacagagtcagtattattagatctgagggagggacagagtcagtattattagatctgagacggagacagagtcagtattattagatctgagggagggacagagtcagtattattagatctgagggagggacagagtcagtattattagatctgagggagggacagagtcagtattattagatctgaggagggacagagtcagtattattagatctgagggagggacagagtcagtattattagatctgagggagggacagagtcagtattattagatctgagggagggacagagtcagtattattagatctgagggagggacagagtcagtattattagatctgagggagggacagagtcagtattattagatctgagggagagacagagtcagtattattagatctgagacggggacagagtcagtattattagatctgagggagggacagagtcagtattattagatctgagggagggacagggtcagtattattagatctgagggagggacagagtcagtattattagatctgagggagggacagagtcagtattattagatctgagggagggacagagtcagtattattagatcggagggagagatgggaattTAGGAATGTGGCCAGGTTGGGTATTTCACCATGACTCCAGGGTGTACACCTCTACTCTGACATTAAATGCAATGGGATTTTgaatgaccacagagagtcaggacacccattttaacgtcccatctgaaagacggcaccctacgcAGGGCCATGTCCCCAAATGTAATCagggtttgaaatgattatgattTTAATCTAATATTATATCTTTTTCGGCTTCTCGCGGTCAATTCGAAATCTTATAAATATTGGTTTTATTTCGTACTGACTCCCGACCATCCTCTCAAGAAAACGTTGtgactgaatctagttgatgattctTGGTTTAGAGGCaacaaaggcatttcactgtacttgcgCACATGACATTACAACTTgaaacaagacagagagacacagagagacacagagacagagagacagagagacagagacacagagagacacagagagacacagacacagacagagagacacagagacacacagagacacacagagagacacagagacacacagagacagagagacagagagaagacagagagacagagagagacagagagacagagacacagagagacacagagagacacagagagacacagagagacacagagagacacagagagacagagacacagagagacacagcgacagagacctgagagacacacagagacacagagagacacagagacagagagacacagagagacacagagacacacagagagacacagagagacacagagagacacagagagacacagagagacacagtacCTGTTGTAATTTCCAGTGCTTATCATCCCTGAATGTGAAATGCATCACTTGGTTGCTTTTAGCAGTTTTCAGATTGATGTCCTGCGAAGACAAAGCAAtcaaacacattacagacagaacctgacattgtgacatgttctctactaaaacacattacagacagaacctgacatgttctctactaaaacacattacagacagaacctgacatgttctctactaaacacattattacagacagacctgacatgttctctactaaaacacattacagacagaacctgacattgtgacaggctgctctctactaaaacacattacagacagaatctaacattgtgacatgttctctactaaaacacattacagacagaacctgacatgttctctactaaaacacattacagacagaacctgacattgtaacatgttctctctactaaacacattacagacagaacctgacatgttctctactaaacacattacagacagaacctgccattgtgacatgttctctgtactaaacacacacagacagaacctgacatgttctctactaaaacacacagacagaacctgacattgtgacaggTTTTCTActaaacacattacagacagaacctgacatgttctctactaaaacacattacagacagaacctgacattgtgacatgctCCTCAccaaaacacattacagacagaacctgacatgttctctactaaaacacattacagacagaacctgacattgtgacatgttctctactaaaacacattacagacagaacctgacattgtgacatgttctctactaaaaacacattacagacagaaccattgtgacatgttctctactaaaacacattacagacagaacccattgtgacatgttctctctactaaaacacattacagacagaacctgacattgtgacatgttctctaataaaacacattacagacagaacctgacattgtgacatgttctctactaaaacacattacagacagaacctgacattgtgacatgttctctactaaaacacattacagacagaacctgacatgtctctactaaaacacattacagacagaacctgacatgtgacatgttctctactaaaacacattacagacagaacctgacattgtgacatgttctctactaaaacacattacagacagaacctgacattgtgacatgttctctactactaaaacacattacagacagaacctgacatgttctctactaaaacacattacagacagaacctgacatgacatgttctctactaaaacacattacagacagaacctgacatgttctctactaaaacacattacagacagaacctgacatgttctctactaaaacacattacagacagaacctgacattgtgacatgttctctaccaaaacacattacagacagaacctgacatgttctctactaaacacattacagacagaacctgacatgttctctactaaacacattacagacagtgacatgttctctactaaaacacattacagacagaacctgacattgtgacatgttctactaaaacacattacagacagaacctgacatgttctctactaaaacacattacagacagaacctgacatgttctctactaaaacacattacagacagaacctgacatgttctctactaaaacacattacagacagaacctgacatgttctctactaaacacattacagacagaacctgacattgtgacatgtctctactaaaacacattacagacagaacctgacatgttctctactaaaacacattacagacagaacctgacatgttctctactaaaacacattacagacagaacctgacattgtgacatgttctctactaaaacacattacagacagaacctgacattgtgacatgttctctactaaaacacattacagacagaacctgacatgttctctactaaaacacattacagacagaacctgacatgtctctactaaacacattacagacagaacctgacatgttctctactaaaacacattacagacagaacctgacatgttctctactaaacacattacagacagaacctgacattgtgacatgttctctactaaaacacattacagacagaacctgacattgtgacatgttctctactaaaacacattacagacagaacctgacatgttctctactaaaacacattacagacagaacctgacattgtgacatgttctctactaaaacacattacagacagaactgacatgacattacagacagaacctgacatgttctctactaaaacacattacagacagaacctgacattgtgacatgttctctactaaaacacattacagacagaacctgacatgttctctactaaaacacattacagacagaacctgacattgtgacatgttctctactaaaacacattacagacagaacctgacatgttctctactaaacacattacagacagaacctagactaaaacacattacagacagaacatgttctctactaaaacactaaaaacacattacagacagaacctgacatgttctctactaaaacacattacagacagaacctgacattgtgacatgttctctactaaaacacattacagacagaacacaTGTTCTTACTAAaagacattgtgacatgttctctgtactaaaacacattacagacagaacctgacatgttctctactaaaacacattacagacagaacctgacattgtgacatgttctctccactaaaaacacattacagacagaacctgacattgtgacatgttctctactaaaacacattacagacagaacctgacatgttctctactaaaacacattacagacagaacctgacatgttctactaaaacacattacagacagaacctgacatgttctctactaaaacacattacagacagaacctgacatgttctctactaaaacacattacagacagaacctgacatgtctctactaaaacacattacagacagaacctgacatgttctctactaaaacacattacagacagaacctgacatgtgacatgttctctactaaaacacattacagacagaacctgacatgttctctactaaaaacacattacagacagaacctgacatgttctctactaaaacacattacagacagaacctgacatgtgacatgttctctactaaaacacattacagacagaacctgacatgttctctaccaaaacacattacagacagaacctgacatgttctctactaaaacacattacagacagaacctgacatgttctctactaaaacacattgtgacatgttctctactaaaacacattacagacagaacctgacatgttctctactaaacacattacagacagaacctgacattgtgacatgttctctactaaaacacattacagacagaacctgacatgttctctactaaaacacattacagacagaacctgacattgcaCATGTCTctcactaaaacacattacagacagaactgacattgtgacatgttctctactaaaacacattacagacagaacctgacatgttctctactaaaacacattacagacagaaccattacagacagaacctgacatgttctctactaaaacacattacagacagaacctgacattgtgacatgttctctactaaaacacattacagacagaacctgacatgttctctactaaacacattacagacagaacctgacattgtgacatgttctctactaaaaacacattacagacagaacctgacattgtaacatgttctctactaaaacacattacagacagaacctgacatgttctctactaaaaacacattacagacagaacctgacatgttctctactaaaacacattacagacagaacctgacatactaaaacacattacagacagaacctgacatgttctctactaaaacacattacagacagaacctgacattgtgacatgttctctactaaaaacacattacagacagaacctgacatgttctctactaaacacattacagacagaacctgacattgtgacatgttctctactaaaacacattacagacagaacctgacatgttctctactaaacacattacagacagaacctgacatgttctctactaaaacacattacagacagaacctgacattgtgacatgttctctactaaaacacattacagacagaacctgacatgttctctactaaaaacacattacagacagaacctgacatgttctctactaaaacacattacagacagaacctgacattgtgacatgttctctactaaaacacattacagacagaacctgacatgttctctactaaaacacattacagacagaactgACATTgtaacatgttctctactaaaacacattacagacagaacctgacatgttctctactaaaacacattacagacagaacctgacatgttctctactaaaacacattacagacagaacctgacatgttctctactaaaacacattacagacagaacctgacattgtgacatgttctctactacagacagaacctgacatgttctctacaaaacacattacagacagaacctgacatgttctctactaaaacacattacagacagaacctgacattgtgacatgttctctactaaaacacattacagacagaacctgacatgttctctactaaaacacattacagacagaacctgacatgttctctccactaaaacacattacagacagaacctgacatgttctctactaaacacattacagacagaacctgacatgttctctactaaaacacattacagacagaacctgacatgttctctaaaaacacattacagacagaacctgacattgtgacatgttctctactaaaaacacattacagacagaactccATTATGTTCTTCAttaaacacattacagacaggaatctgacattgtgacatgccTCTGTActaaacacattacagacagaacctgacatgttctctactaaaacacattgcTGTATTGCAGAACCTGACATTGTAACATGTTCTCTCCActaaaaacacattacagacagaacctggacatgttctctactaaaaacacattacagacagaacctgacattgtgacatgttctctactaaaacacattacagacagaacctgacattgtgacatgttctctactaaaacacattacagacagaacctgacatgttctctaccaaaacacattacagaca of Oncorhynchus gorbuscha isolate QuinsamMale2020 ecotype Even-year unplaced genomic scaffold, OgorEven_v1.0 Un_scaffold_8970, whole genome shotgun sequence contains these proteins:
- the LOC124030035 gene encoding protein rogdi homolog, whose protein sequence is IQDARNHVNQALQLLSGRDESYHFKTGAEVNKLMDAVMLQLTRARNRLTTPAAMTLPELATSGLMKMFTPPMPGDVMVNFYINLSKLCLTVYQLHAMQPNTTKNFKPSGSSVLHNPGAMFELNNAKFEVSQVHKVECVVPWLNNTLIFFTISLQLCQQLKDKVGDVCGQQDTFFPQHSPLVHRIN